In the genome of Sphingomonas naphthae, one region contains:
- a CDS encoding glycosyltransferase → MKIVDVCAFYAPGGGGVRTYVDRKLAAAAARGHEMIVIAPGQEDAIEVRGPASRIRWLRSPSFPLDRTYRYFADRRALHAALGEERPDIVEVSSPWRSASMVADWPGDARRALIAHADPLSAYAYRWFGGVADRATIDRAFDWYWRHLRRLDTRFDMVVSASESLSQRLREGGLRTVVTNPMGVEAGLFSPSLRDEGLRADLLARCGLPPHATLLIGVGRHALEKRWPMLARATTRAAAQVPVGLVIVGDGHARRSAAQAVGENPHIRLLAPIRDRARLARLMASADALIHGCEAETFCFAAAEAIASGLPVIAPDLGGAGDHARRAGGLLYRSADEKDAADAIVRFARERDRIARPASPIRTMDQHFDDLFLAYAGAPRSAAA, encoded by the coding sequence ATGAAGATCGTCGATGTCTGCGCCTTCTACGCGCCCGGCGGCGGCGGGGTGCGAACCTATGTCGATCGCAAGCTCGCCGCCGCCGCCGCGCGGGGGCACGAGATGATCGTGATCGCGCCGGGGCAGGAGGATGCGATCGAGGTGCGCGGGCCGGCCTCGCGCATCCGCTGGCTGCGGTCGCCGTCCTTCCCGCTCGATCGCACCTATCGCTATTTCGCCGATCGCCGCGCGCTCCATGCCGCGCTTGGCGAGGAGCGGCCCGATATCGTCGAAGTCTCCTCGCCGTGGCGCAGCGCCTCGATGGTGGCGGATTGGCCGGGCGATGCCCGCCGCGCGCTGATCGCCCATGCCGATCCGCTGTCGGCCTATGCCTATCGATGGTTCGGCGGCGTGGCGGATCGGGCGACGATCGATCGCGCGTTCGACTGGTATTGGCGCCATCTGCGCCGGCTGGATACCCGGTTCGACATGGTCGTCAGCGCCAGCGAGAGCCTGTCGCAGCGCCTGCGCGAAGGCGGGCTGCGCACCGTCGTCACCAATCCGATGGGGGTGGAGGCGGGCCTCTTCTCGCCGAGCTTGCGCGACGAGGGGCTGCGCGCCGATCTGCTCGCCCGCTGCGGCCTGCCGCCGCACGCCACGCTGCTGATCGGCGTCGGCCGGCACGCACTCGAAAAGCGCTGGCCGATGCTGGCGCGCGCCACCACCCGTGCCGCCGCGCAGGTGCCGGTCGGTCTGGTCATCGTCGGCGATGGCCATGCCCGGCGCAGCGCCGCGCAGGCGGTGGGCGAAAATCCGCACATCCGCCTGCTGGCGCCGATCCGCGACCGCGCCCGGCTCGCCCGGCTGATGGCGAGCGCCGACGCGCTGATCCACGGCTGCGAGGCGGAGACCTTCTGCTTCGCGGCGGCCGAGGCGATCGCCTCCGGCCTGCCCGTGATCGCGCCCGATCTGGGCGGCGCGGGCGATCATGCGCGGCGGGCGGGCGGCCTGCTCTACCGCTCGGCCGACGAAAAGGACGCCGCCGACGCGATCGTGCGGTTCGCGCGGGAACGCGATCGCATCGCGCGCCCGGCCTCGCCGATCCGCACGATGGACCAGCATTTCGACGATCTCTTCCTGGCCTATGCCGGGGCGCCGCGATCGGCGGCGGCATGA
- a CDS encoding DUF2141 domain-containing protein, producing the protein MSVALLPLALMASLPSTPMLGIAEGRCRGEAQETALLIDVRGLKDRQGHLKAELYPPNDEDFLADDNILLAAGKTFRRAEMAVPQRGPVSLCLRLPGPGVYALSLLHDRDANRKFGLSIDGIGFANNPRLGLSKPSARQVAFTAGPGTTRISVTMNYRRGLFSFGPIEAVR; encoded by the coding sequence GTGAGCGTGGCGCTGCTCCCGCTGGCGCTCATGGCCAGCCTGCCTTCCACGCCGATGCTCGGCATCGCCGAAGGGCGGTGTCGCGGCGAGGCGCAGGAGACCGCCTTGCTGATCGACGTCCGCGGCCTGAAGGATCGGCAGGGCCATCTGAAGGCCGAACTCTATCCGCCCAACGACGAGGATTTCCTGGCCGACGACAATATCCTGCTCGCGGCGGGCAAGACCTTCCGCCGGGCCGAGATGGCGGTGCCGCAGCGCGGGCCGGTGTCGCTGTGCCTGCGCCTGCCGGGGCCGGGCGTCTATGCTTTGTCGCTGCTCCACGATCGCGACGCCAACCGCAAATTCGGCCTGTCGATCGACGGCATCGGCTTCGCCAACAATCCCCGGCTCGGCCTGTCCAAGCCGTCCGCCCGCCAGGTGGCCTTCACCGCCGGCCCCGGCACCACGAGGATATCGGTCACCATGAACTATCGCCGGGGCCTCTTCTCCTTCGGGCCGATCGAGGCCGTGCGATGA
- a CDS encoding polysaccharide deacetylase family protein yields the protein MRDDGGDTANRRRLIASIHDVCPAYADQTERLADILTETMGTARFAMLVVPHHWAGASLDADPVLRSRLRQWADQGVEMFLHGFTHRDDTRHAPGLAAWKARAMTAREGEFLGLDQIDAEHRMRDGLDMVEQAIGRPVAGFVAPAWLYSAGTREAMRRVRFRITEDHLRVWDPVGGATLARGPVVTWASRSRMRTASSLGVAALARATFGPLPTVRVAVHPGDVAKPEIVASIRRTLGHFAARRAPSRYADLRPAVAPDRRIVTA from the coding sequence ATGCGTGACGATGGCGGGGACACGGCGAACCGGCGGCGATTGATCGCCTCGATCCACGATGTCTGCCCGGCCTATGCCGACCAGACCGAGCGGCTGGCGGACATCCTGACCGAGACGATGGGCACCGCCCGCTTCGCCATGCTGGTGGTGCCGCATCATTGGGCCGGCGCCAGCCTCGATGCCGATCCCGTCCTGCGCAGCCGGCTGCGGCAATGGGCCGATCAGGGCGTGGAGATGTTCCTCCACGGCTTCACCCATCGCGACGACACCCGCCACGCGCCGGGCCTCGCCGCATGGAAGGCGCGGGCGATGACGGCGCGCGAGGGCGAATTCCTCGGGCTCGACCAGATCGATGCCGAACACAGGATGCGCGACGGGCTCGACATGGTCGAGCAGGCGATCGGCCGGCCGGTGGCGGGCTTCGTCGCGCCCGCATGGCTCTACAGCGCCGGCACGCGCGAGGCGATGCGCCGGGTGCGCTTTCGGATCACCGAGGATCATCTGCGCGTGTGGGATCCGGTCGGCGGCGCCACCCTGGCGCGGGGGCCGGTCGTCACCTGGGCCAGTCGCAGCCGGATGCGCACGGCCAGCTCGCTCGGCGTGGCGGCGCTCGCCCGCGCCACCTTCGGGCCCCTGCCGACGGTGCGCGTCGCGGTGCATCCGGGCGACGTTGCCAAGCCCGAGATCGTCGCCAGCATCCGCCGCACGCTGGGCCATTTCGCCGCCCGGCGTGCGCCCTCCCGCTACGCCGATCTGCGGCCGGCCGTGGCGCCCGATCGCCGGATCGTGACGGCGTGA